From one Paenibacillus terrae HPL-003 genomic stretch:
- a CDS encoding FecCD family ABC transporter permease: MILSALVRKQRLILLVSLGLIVLTAIASMAWGYSSLSLGRLIPVLFGQGTFKEEFVLFSVRLPRIFITLLSGMALALSGSILQSITRNDLADPGIIGINSGAGVAIACFFLYFPIDVGSFVYVLPLVAFIGALVTAALIYVFSYSRTSGLDPIRMVLVGVGFSLALSGIMIVIISSAERSKVDFIAKWIAGSIWGTDWPFIWALLPWLILLIPFTLYKSQRLNLLALSEASAIGAGVQIERERLVLILTAVAAAASAVSVTGGIAFIGLMAPHIAKALVGPRNQLFIPVAVLLGGWLLLMADTIGRNLVDPDGIPAGIMVSLIGVPYFAYLLLRK; encoded by the coding sequence ATGATTCTGTCCGCGCTTGTTCGAAAACAGCGTCTGATTCTGTTGGTCAGTTTAGGGCTAATTGTTCTTACCGCTATAGCCAGCATGGCTTGGGGATACTCGTCTTTGTCGCTTGGTAGACTGATTCCTGTTTTGTTCGGTCAAGGTACGTTCAAGGAAGAATTTGTCCTGTTCTCTGTCCGACTGCCACGGATTTTTATTACATTGCTGTCAGGCATGGCGCTTGCGTTGTCAGGCTCCATTCTGCAAAGTATCACCCGCAATGATTTGGCCGACCCGGGCATCATTGGCATTAATTCTGGCGCTGGCGTAGCCATTGCGTGCTTCTTTCTGTACTTCCCGATCGATGTTGGATCGTTCGTTTATGTTTTGCCGCTAGTGGCCTTTATCGGCGCATTGGTAACAGCAGCTTTGATCTATGTCTTCTCGTATAGCCGAACGAGCGGGCTTGATCCCATCCGAATGGTACTGGTCGGGGTCGGTTTCTCCCTCGCGTTGTCGGGGATTATGATCGTCATTATCTCTTCGGCAGAACGCTCAAAGGTCGATTTTATCGCAAAATGGATTGCGGGCAGTATTTGGGGGACGGACTGGCCATTCATTTGGGCTCTACTTCCCTGGTTGATCTTGCTGATCCCGTTTACCCTGTACAAGTCTCAACGTCTTAATTTACTTGCTTTGAGCGAAGCGTCGGCGATTGGTGCTGGTGTGCAAATTGAACGAGAACGCCTCGTTCTCATTCTGACCGCAGTCGCCGCGGCTGCATCGGCGGTATCCGTCACGGGCGGTATTGCGTTTATCGGGTTGATGGCTCCGCACATTGCCAAGGCACTGGTCGGCCCGCGTAATCAGTTGTTCATTCCCGTCGCCGTTCTACTCGGCGGGTGGCTGCTGTTAATGGCCGATACAATTGGTCGCAATCTCGTCGATCCCGACGGTATTCCCGCGGGCATCATGGTATCGTTAATTGGTGTGCCTTATTTCGCCTATTTGCTGCTTAGGAAGTAG
- a CDS encoding MerR family transcriptional regulator yields MKEHITISQLSQLMNVSVHQLRYFEEKGILYPSYTEKNQYRMYGLHEIYRLSHILLLRKLNIPVGQIEECLTSYAADDYNQLLENSLQRVQDEIANLKLLEQFIHKVLKGHHNLTHQDNEYQIRLLGTRHLKLWFAFENDIEAPARLHIRATS; encoded by the coding sequence TTGAAAGAACACATTACGATTAGCCAGCTTTCACAGCTTATGAATGTATCTGTACATCAACTGCGATATTTTGAAGAAAAGGGGATCCTGTATCCGTCATACACAGAAAAAAATCAATATCGAATGTACGGACTTCATGAAATTTATCGGCTCTCGCATATTTTATTGCTACGTAAATTAAATATCCCTGTCGGACAGATTGAAGAATGCCTGACTTCTTACGCTGCCGATGATTACAACCAGCTTTTAGAGAATTCATTGCAGAGGGTACAGGATGAAATAGCTAACTTGAAGCTGCTCGAACAGTTTATTCACAAGGTACTAAAAGGACATCATAACCTCACTCATCAGGACAATGAGTATCAGATCAGGCTGTTAGGCACCCGACATTTAAAGCTGTGGTTTGCATTTGAAAATGATATAGAGGCCCCTGCTCGGCTACACATCAGAGCTACTTCCTAA
- a CDS encoding radical SAM/SPASM domain-containing protein produces the protein MLKTFKKVYIEITSICNLACSFCPQTQRVKKFIDPEAFRNVLDQVKSHTDYIYLHVKGEPLLHPKIDLLLESAHEKGLKVNITTNGTLLPKTGHKLLGQPALRQMNFSLHSFDGHEGSVDREGYLGNIFTFVREAVKHNVIISFRLWNLTQDNLTNVQRQRNRETLERLEQEFGLDYRIEEKVIPGSGVKIAPNVYLNQDHEFEWPSLSAPEDDGKGFCHALRSQAAVLVDGTVVPCCLDGEGVINLGNVHEQSFSDIVEGERANRLYFGFSKREAVEELCRKCGYRKRFGT, from the coding sequence ATATTGAAGACGTTTAAGAAAGTATATATTGAAATTACAAGCATCTGTAATCTCGCGTGCAGCTTTTGCCCTCAGACACAGCGTGTCAAAAAATTTATTGATCCGGAAGCCTTTCGGAATGTGCTTGATCAGGTCAAGTCGCATACAGATTACATTTATCTGCATGTAAAAGGAGAGCCGCTGCTCCATCCGAAAATTGATCTTTTGCTGGAGAGTGCTCATGAGAAGGGCTTAAAGGTCAATATTACTACCAATGGTACTTTGTTGCCCAAGACCGGACATAAGCTGCTTGGGCAACCGGCACTACGTCAGATGAACTTTTCTCTTCACAGCTTTGACGGACATGAAGGCTCCGTGGACCGAGAAGGATATTTGGGCAATATTTTCACGTTTGTTAGAGAAGCTGTGAAGCATAATGTCATTATTTCGTTCCGTCTCTGGAACCTGACTCAAGATAATTTGACTAATGTGCAACGTCAACGCAACCGGGAGACACTTGAGCGACTGGAGCAAGAGTTTGGGCTGGACTACCGGATTGAGGAAAAGGTTATACCGGGCAGTGGGGTCAAAATCGCACCCAACGTTTATTTGAATCAGGATCACGAATTTGAATGGCCAAGCCTCAGTGCCCCGGAGGATGACGGAAAAGGCTTTTGCCATGCACTTCGCAGCCAGGCTGCGGTATTGGTGGATGGAACGGTGGTCCCATGCTGTCTTGATGGTGAAGGCGTTATTAATTTAGGTAACGTGCATGAGCAATCTTTTTCCGACATTGTTGAAGGAGAACGCGCAAATCGCTTGTACTTCGGGTTCTCCAAGAGAGAAGCGGTGGAAGAGCTGTGCCGCAAATGCGGGTACCGTAAACGATTTGGAACATAA
- a CDS encoding TetR/AcrR family transcriptional regulator, whose product MPYPKGHKMKVRSKIVESAAQAFRANGIHDVSVPFIMKGAGLTHGGFYSHFDNKEQLVAEACRYAVSDTLTLLQKAVDQEKHDLNINVVIDYYLSAHHRDRTEMGCIIPALSVEIARSSEEIRQIFTQELERMITFISNLAGMDLSKGSALFSSMVGTLVLARSVNEPELSDSLLSAGKQHAKALVNA is encoded by the coding sequence ATGCCTTATCCAAAAGGCCATAAGATGAAAGTACGGAGTAAAATCGTTGAAAGTGCTGCCCAGGCTTTTCGCGCCAACGGTATCCACGATGTAAGTGTGCCCTTTATTATGAAAGGAGCCGGATTAACTCACGGCGGGTTCTATTCACACTTTGACAACAAAGAACAGCTAGTCGCCGAAGCCTGTCGCTATGCCGTCAGTGATACCCTCACACTTCTTCAGAAGGCCGTTGACCAAGAAAAGCACGATCTCAACATTAATGTTGTCATAGACTACTATTTAAGCGCCCATCACCGTGATCGAACCGAAATGGGCTGTATTATTCCTGCCCTTTCGGTAGAAATAGCCCGTTCTTCCGAAGAAATCCGGCAGATATTCACGCAGGAGCTGGAACGAATGATTACGTTTATCTCCAATTTGGCGGGGATGGATCTGTCCAAAGGTAGCGCATTGTTCAGCAGCATGGTCGGTACTCTTGTGCTTGCACGTTCAGTTAATGAGCCTGAACTGAGCGACAGCCTTCTCTCCGCAGGCAAACAACACGCCAAAGCGCTGGTTAATGCCTGA